A window of Lujinxingia sediminis contains these coding sequences:
- a CDS encoding superoxide dismutase — MAGNHTLPELNYAYDALEPFIDEQTMRLHHSKHHMGYVNGLNAAEKGLKEARESGDFGKIRDLERLAAFHGSGHFNHCLFWQNMTPADNYKDPSGDLIKQINKDFGSLDGLKAQFGAAAKAVEGSGWGLLCWQPAGEQLVTLAAENHQKQTQFTAIPVLALDVWEHAYYLKYQNARGQYVDQWWNVVNWENVAENLARATQYKFELR, encoded by the coding sequence ATGGCTGGAAACCACACCCTTCCCGAGCTTAACTACGCCTACGACGCGCTGGAGCCCTTCATCGACGAGCAGACGATGCGTCTGCACCACAGCAAGCACCATATGGGCTACGTCAACGGCCTCAACGCTGCGGAGAAGGGGCTTAAAGAAGCTCGTGAGAGCGGCGACTTCGGTAAAATTCGCGATCTCGAGCGCCTGGCGGCCTTCCACGGATCGGGTCACTTCAACCACTGCCTCTTCTGGCAGAACATGACCCCGGCCGATAACTACAAAGATCCCTCCGGCGATCTGATCAAGCAGATCAACAAAGATTTCGGTAGCCTCGATGGCCTTAAAGCGCAGTTCGGCGCGGCGGCCAAGGCCGTGGAAGGCAGCGGCTGGGGCCTTCTGTGCTGGCAGCCCGCCGGTGAGCAGCTGGTGACGCTGGCTGCGGAAAACCACCAGAAGCAGACCCAGTTCACCGCCATCCCGGTGCTGGCCCTCGATGTGTGGGAGCACGCCTACTACCTGAAGTACCAGAACGCCCGCGGTCAGTACGTTGACCAGTGGTGGAACGTGGTCAACTGGGAAAACGTCGCCGAGAACCTGGCGCGCGCCACCCAGTACAAGTTCGAGCTTCGCTAA
- a CDS encoding tetratricopeptide repeat protein, with product MRDEFDLEEDGQTTPALMTLEALLPRGLEGLTRELRRALERDNYSEALKVANARYAEQGATDLEAALTYAVLLVGRQLCDEALGVIRRALTHHAQDVSLQLSQVEALIVMGEFDAATALLDAMGSVSTAEPRHHAFMGDMYLDMGSEDEAMDCYRQAVDRGVEAVDVAFRLGHLLFDREEFDEAAHYFGIAARQAVDNPMVWEMAATAYFEAGRVEDAAYAFKRVLQEDPENTSAWLYLGLCHQVNQDFEDAVDAFEEYVELEPESAVGWGQLGQSHLLLGQLEQALRSFEEGVKHAGDDVTMLNGATMAAYQSGDTEAAERWARRAIEVGPENMEAQYNLGVLLLERRRVKEARLVLEQLLEQEPPDSSSAVGALAVAELIDGQRAAAFEHIEEAQRLGVDAEWLGAFAEELLKLEGGTPARAFLQKAYSGDDRWLSVRAMLSFVCASIAGEEELSREFSATFVEELERTPEVVPMMWDFESWEAVAMRLQGEEARVFSKMLAVVEGRRKLAQVADSIRR from the coding sequence ATGCGAGACGAATTCGACCTGGAAGAAGACGGCCAGACCACCCCGGCGCTGATGACCCTGGAGGCGCTTTTGCCCCGCGGCCTTGAGGGCTTGACCCGCGAGCTGCGCCGCGCTCTGGAGCGTGACAACTATTCGGAGGCGCTCAAGGTCGCCAACGCGCGCTACGCCGAGCAGGGCGCCACCGATCTGGAGGCGGCGCTGACCTATGCCGTCTTGCTGGTCGGTCGCCAGCTCTGCGATGAGGCGCTCGGGGTGATTCGCCGCGCGCTGACCCACCATGCTCAGGACGTCTCTCTGCAGCTCAGCCAGGTCGAGGCCCTGATTGTGATGGGCGAGTTTGATGCGGCCACCGCTCTGCTCGACGCGATGGGCTCGGTGAGCACCGCAGAGCCTCGCCATCACGCCTTTATGGGGGATATGTACCTGGATATGGGCTCGGAAGACGAGGCGATGGACTGCTACCGCCAGGCCGTCGACCGCGGCGTGGAGGCCGTCGATGTGGCGTTCCGGCTGGGGCATCTGCTCTTTGATCGCGAGGAGTTCGATGAGGCGGCGCACTACTTTGGCATCGCCGCGCGCCAGGCCGTCGACAATCCCATGGTCTGGGAGATGGCTGCCACGGCCTACTTCGAGGCCGGGCGCGTTGAAGATGCGGCCTACGCCTTTAAACGCGTGCTTCAGGAAGATCCCGAAAACACCTCGGCCTGGCTCTACCTGGGGCTCTGCCATCAGGTGAATCAGGACTTTGAAGACGCCGTCGACGCCTTTGAGGAGTACGTCGAGCTGGAGCCGGAGAGTGCGGTGGGCTGGGGGCAGCTTGGTCAGTCCCATCTTCTGCTGGGTCAACTTGAGCAGGCGTTGCGCAGCTTTGAGGAAGGCGTCAAACACGCAGGCGATGACGTCACCATGCTCAACGGCGCTACCATGGCTGCCTACCAGAGCGGAGACACCGAAGCGGCCGAGCGTTGGGCTCGCCGCGCCATCGAGGTTGGTCCGGAGAACATGGAGGCGCAGTACAACCTGGGTGTGCTGCTTCTGGAGCGCCGCCGGGTCAAAGAGGCGCGCCTGGTCCTGGAGCAACTGCTGGAGCAGGAGCCGCCGGACAGCTCCTCGGCCGTCGGTGCGCTGGCCGTCGCGGAGCTGATTGACGGGCAGCGGGCCGCGGCGTTTGAACATATCGAGGAGGCCCAGCGTCTGGGTGTAGACGCTGAGTGGCTGGGAGCGTTTGCCGAAGAGCTTTTGAAGCTCGAAGGTGGCACCCCGGCCAGGGCTTTTTTGCAGAAGGCGTATAGCGGCGACGACCGCTGGTTGTCGGTGCGCGCGATGCTCAGCTTTGTGTGCGCTTCGATCGCCGGGGAAGAAGAGCTTTCGCGCGAGTTTTCAGCCACCTTTGTTGAGGAGCTGGAGCGCACCCCGGAGGTCGTGCCGATGATGTGGGACTTTGAGTCCTGGGAAGCCGTCGCGATGCGGCTTCAGGGCGAGGAGGCCCGCGTCTTCTCAAAGATGCTCGCTGTGGTGGAAGGGCGTCGCAAACTCGCGCAGGTCGCGGACAGCATCCGCCGCTGA